The following coding sequences lie in one Flavobacterium sediminis genomic window:
- a CDS encoding TetR/AcrR family transcriptional regulator, which yields MTTEEKIFNAARTVFQQKGFAGARMQEIADEAGINKAMLHYFFRSKEQLFKAVFLNAFYQIAPQMNEIFNSSDSLFVKIEKFTENYISFVKKNRFLPAFIIQEMNNNPQFVKEVLSNEARPNPIKLIKQVQEEMEQGIIKKMNPKQLLLDIFSMTVFPFAAQTLVKGILEISEEEFEVLLEERKKHITEQIINAIKR from the coding sequence ATGACAACTGAAGAGAAAATATTTAATGCTGCACGGACTGTGTTTCAGCAGAAAGGATTTGCGGGTGCCAGAATGCAGGAAATTGCAGATGAAGCCGGGATCAACAAAGCGATGCTGCATTATTTTTTTAGAAGTAAAGAGCAGCTTTTTAAAGCTGTATTTTTAAATGCTTTTTATCAGATTGCTCCCCAGATGAATGAAATTTTTAATTCATCGGATTCGCTTTTTGTGAAGATTGAAAAGTTTACGGAGAATTATATTTCATTTGTGAAGAAGAACAGGTTTTTACCGGCTTTTATTATTCAGGAAATGAATAACAATCCGCAATTTGTTAAAGAAGTTTTGTCAAATGAAGCAAGGCCAAATCCTATCAAATTAATCAAACAAGTTCAGGAAGAAATGGAGCAAGGAATCATAAAAAAGATGAATCCGAAACAGTTGTTGCTCGATATTTTTTCCATGACTGTCTTTCCTTTTGCGGCACAAACTCTGGTTAAAGGAATTTTAGAGATTTCAGAAGAAGAATTTGAGGTCTTATTAGAAGAACGAAAAAAACACATTACCGAACAAATTATTAATGCTATAAAACGATGA